From the Deinococcus roseus genome, one window contains:
- a CDS encoding cytochrome-c peroxidase: MLSSVLLAAALTAARSYYLHSSFSPSSPPLSTPELQRAGALLFRNTELSPRGISCQTCHDPDRAFQDGLQRPKIGQLLLRRNTPSLLNVGYYKSYFWDGRAATLYDQVEEPLFALHEMHSSPERIHRTLSHHPTLGKLYALTRKQQVVTSEKDFTKKALAAHLWSIRSTDSYANHAIYTPSEQQGKKLFYGKAGCSSCHAGKALTDQQYHYTGLKKQAIVRQSNIVQGQETETFGHDHGRGDVVSGKQMLFAFRTPSLHNVSLTAPYMHDGSLKTLQEVIEFYDRGGDEKGHLPRLHLSQKEKQDLQAFLLLLLDPRYMTLPQKDLTHD; the protein is encoded by the coding sequence TTGTTGTCTTCTGTTCTTCTTGCTGCAGCATTGACTGCAGCAAGAAGTTATTATTTGCATTCCAGTTTCTCCCCTTCCTCCCCACCCCTTTCCACCCCTGAGTTGCAAAGGGCAGGGGCTTTGCTGTTCAGGAACACTGAATTGTCTCCCAGGGGCATCTCATGCCAGACCTGCCATGATCCAGATCGGGCATTTCAGGATGGGTTGCAGCGTCCCAAAATTGGCCAACTGCTGTTGCGGCGCAACACTCCAAGTTTGCTGAATGTGGGTTATTACAAATCCTACTTCTGGGATGGTCGTGCGGCCACCCTGTATGATCAGGTTGAAGAGCCCCTCTTCGCTTTGCATGAAATGCACTCTTCCCCTGAACGCATTCACCGCACACTGAGCCACCATCCGACGCTGGGCAAACTCTACGCCCTGACCCGAAAACAGCAGGTGGTCACCAGCGAGAAGGATTTCACCAAAAAAGCCCTGGCAGCTCATCTGTGGTCCATTCGCAGCACAGACTCTTATGCCAACCATGCCATTTACACTCCCTCTGAGCAGCAGGGAAAAAAACTGTTTTATGGGAAGGCAGGGTGCAGCAGTTGTCATGCTGGAAAAGCCTTGACGGATCAGCAGTACCACTACACCGGCCTGAAAAAACAGGCCATTGTGCGCCAGAGCAACATCGTTCAGGGTCAAGAAACCGAAACCTTCGGGCATGACCATGGGCGTGGAGATGTGGTTTCTGGAAAGCAAATGCTGTTTGCTTTCCGCACGCCGAGTTTGCACAATGTTTCCCTCACAGCCCCTTACATGCATGATGGCAGTTTGAAAACCTTGCAGGAGGTCATAGAATTCTATGACCGTGGAGGAGACGAAAAGGGCCATCTCCCCAGACTGCATCTGAGTCAGAAGGAAAAGCAAGATTTGCAGGCTTTTTTGCTGCTGCTGCTGGACCCCCGCTACATGACCCTCCCACAAAAGGACCTTACCCATGACTGA
- a CDS encoding carbohydrate ABC transporter permease, producing MTSKAVSQSRPRNAHKSSETLQSILLHILMTLGALLFIAPLYLMLVYATHPDNGIYSGALWFGSEAVNNFKNLQADTNFLKATFNSLMIAVLYTTVSLLFTSMAGFAFTKYEFVGKNFWFGLILATIAIPAFVTIIPQYIMVARDFHLTNTYWAVILPGLANTVGIFYMRQTFQGVHNDLLNAARIDGASEFRVFWQIALPVVRPSLAALAILLFLASWNDYLWPLLVLNNKDAYTIPVALGTLVGLTRVSWGGIMMGTAISTMPFLILFMLAQRHIVAGVAGGSVKG from the coding sequence ATGACCAGCAAAGCCGTGTCCCAGAGCAGACCCAGAAATGCCCACAAAAGCAGCGAAACCCTGCAAAGCATCCTGTTGCACATCCTGATGACCCTGGGTGCCCTGCTGTTCATTGCCCCCCTCTACCTGATGCTGGTGTACGCCACCCACCCGGACAACGGCATTTACTCTGGTGCGCTGTGGTTTGGCAGTGAAGCCGTCAACAACTTCAAGAACCTGCAGGCAGACACCAACTTCCTGAAGGCCACCTTCAACAGCCTGATGATTGCGGTGCTCTACACCACGGTGAGTTTGCTGTTCACCAGCATGGCTGGCTTTGCTTTCACCAAGTACGAATTTGTGGGCAAGAACTTCTGGTTCGGTCTGATTCTGGCCACCATTGCCATTCCGGCTTTTGTGACCATCATCCCGCAGTACATCATGGTGGCCCGCGATTTCCATTTGACCAACACCTACTGGGCGGTGATTCTGCCTGGTCTGGCCAACACCGTGGGGATTTTCTACATGCGCCAGACTTTTCAGGGGGTGCACAACGACCTCTTGAATGCTGCCCGCATTGATGGAGCCAGCGAATTCCGGGTGTTCTGGCAGATTGCCCTGCCCGTGGTGCGTCCTTCCCTGGCTGCACTGGCGATCCTGCTGTTCCTGGCAAGCTGGAACGATTACCTGTGGCCGCTGCTGGTCCTCAACAACAAGGACGCCTACACCATTCCGGTGGCCCTGGGCACCCTGGTGGGCCTGACCCGCGTGTCCTGGGGCGGGATCATGATGGGAACAGCCATTTCCACCATGCCTTTCCTGATCCTGTTCATGCTGGCCCAGCGGCACATTGTGGCCGGGGTGGCCGGAGGGTCCGTCAAGGGCTGA
- a CDS encoding carbohydrate ABC transporter permease, with protein MPYLLIFLVFWAYPLVRSLLDSFDDSRILGFSFNTTNWTRLFSDPFFLTALKNTLFIMVIQVPVMLALAVGLAVALNSGVLKAKGFYRFAFFAPLVVGTTAYSAIFRLIFNTQYGAVNQGLNAIGIASVDWLNQPGPAMAVIMMAITWRWAGYNAILILAGLQSIGQEVYEAAALDGASKTTTFFRITLPLLRPSILFCLVISVFGTLQLFTEPALITASGPGNATMTLGTYLYQQGFRSFNFGYASAIAYGVAILGAVVSWIQLKVLGGDNT; from the coding sequence ATGCCATACCTGCTGATCTTTCTGGTGTTCTGGGCTTACCCGCTGGTCCGCAGTTTGCTCGACTCTTTTGACGATTCCCGCATTCTGGGATTTTCTTTCAACACCACAAACTGGACGAGACTTTTCTCTGATCCCTTTTTCCTGACCGCTCTGAAGAACACCCTGTTCATCATGGTGATTCAGGTTCCCGTGATGCTGGCCCTGGCGGTGGGACTGGCCGTGGCCCTCAATTCCGGGGTGCTGAAAGCCAAGGGTTTTTACCGCTTTGCCTTTTTTGCACCGCTGGTGGTGGGCACCACCGCGTACTCTGCCATCTTCCGTCTGATTTTCAACACCCAGTATGGGGCCGTCAACCAGGGCCTGAATGCCATTGGGATCGCTTCGGTGGACTGGTTGAACCAGCCCGGACCCGCCATGGCCGTGATCATGATGGCCATCACCTGGCGCTGGGCCGGATACAACGCCATCCTGATTCTGGCCGGACTGCAAAGCATCGGTCAGGAGGTCTACGAGGCCGCCGCGCTGGATGGGGCCTCCAAAACCACCACCTTCTTCAGGATCACCCTGCCCCTTTTGCGTCCCAGCATCCTGTTCTGTCTGGTGATTTCGGTGTTCGGGACGCTGCAACTGTTCACTGAGCCTGCCCTGATCACCGCAAGTGGACCCGGCAATGCCACCATGACACTGGGCACCTACCTGTACCAGCAGGGCTTCAGAAGCTTCAACTTTGGTTATGCCAGCGCCATTGCTTATGGGGTGGCCATCCTGGGGGCCGTGGTGAGCTGGATTCAACTGAAAGTGCTGGGAGGAGACAACACATGA